The genomic region GGCGTAGCTCGGCGCCCAGGACCTCGGCGATCTCCGGGTCGATCTGCGCGAGCGGAGTGTCCAGAGTGGACATGATCGGGTCTCCCTTTCAGCCTGCGGTCAGCTCGTCGTAGGCATCCGGCGTGAGCAGCTCCCCGTCCGAACCCGCGCGGTTGATCTTGATCAGCCACCCGGCTCCGAACGGGTCGGAGTTCAGCAATGCCGGATCCTCGGCCACCGCCTGGTTGACCTCGGTCACCGTTCCCGCGACCGGGGCCAGCAGGTCGCTGACCGATTTCGTCGACTCGATCTCACCGCACGTCTCTCCGGCGCTGACCACCGCCCCCACCTCGGGCAGCTGGACGAACACCACGTCGCCGAGCGCCTCGGCGGCGTAGGCGGTGATGCCCACGGTGGCCAC from Crossiella sp. CA-258035 harbors:
- the gcvH gene encoding glycine cleavage system protein GcvH, whose amino-acid sequence is MSVPRELSYTKDHEWITEGEVATVGITAYAAEALGDVVFVQLPEVGAVVSAGETCGEIESTKSVSDLLAPVAGTVTEVNQAVAEDPALLNSDPFGAGWLIKINRAGSDGELLTPDAYDELTAG